In a genomic window of Coprococcus eutactus:
- a CDS encoding diacylglycerol/lipid kinase family protein: MKNMLFIMNPKAGRTTLKNSLVDVLEVFCNNDYAVRTYLTKSADDAERIVQEEGANYDVIVCAGGDGTLGNTVTGYMKSGIKVPLGYIPCGSTNDFARSMDIPRETVEAAEMIVKAEPFSIDIGSLNDKNFVYVAAFGMFSDTSYATPQNMKNIFGHAAYVLQGIKSLANVPSYKMKVTIDGDEQEGEFIFGMVSNSISVGGFKSITRKGVEFDDGLFEGVLIRTIKTPADLERVVRALLTGDVNERSMVSFRAHRVKFDAEDPVAWTCDGEFGGEYKETKIHIHRRAIDLLVVQESEQDEVIE, translated from the coding sequence ATGAAGAATATGCTGTTCATCATGAATCCCAAAGCGGGTAGGACTACTCTGAAGAATTCTTTGGTGGATGTGCTGGAAGTGTTCTGCAACAACGATTACGCGGTCAGGACATATCTTACGAAATCGGCAGATGACGCAGAGAGAATTGTTCAGGAGGAAGGCGCAAACTACGATGTGATCGTATGTGCGGGGGGCGACGGAACCCTGGGCAACACAGTTACAGGATATATGAAGAGCGGGATAAAGGTTCCACTTGGATATATTCCGTGTGGCTCCACCAATGACTTTGCAAGGAGCATGGACATACCGAGAGAGACAGTTGAGGCGGCTGAGATGATAGTGAAGGCAGAGCCGTTCTCCATAGATATAGGAAGTCTGAACGACAAGAACTTTGTTTATGTCGCAGCTTTTGGAATGTTCTCAGATACATCATATGCAACGCCGCAGAATATGAAGAATATATTTGGGCATGCGGCATATGTATTGCAGGGGATAAAAAGTCTGGCAAATGTACCATCTTACAAGATGAAGGTTACAATAGACGGGGACGAGCAGGAAGGCGAGTTCATATTCGGTATGGTGTCTAACTCGATATCCGTAGGAGGATTTAAGAGTATAACCCGAAAAGGCGTTGAGTTCGATGACGGACTTTTTGAGGGAGTACTGATAAGGACAATTAAGACGCCAGCTGATCTGGAGAGAGTTGTAAGGGCACTTCTTACGGGAGATGTGAATGAGAGGAGCATGGTTTCATTCAGGGCTCACAGGGTCAAGTTCGATGCAGAGGATCCGGTTGCATGGACATGCGACGGTGAGTTCGGCGGAGAATATAAGGAGACCAAGATACACATCCACAGGAGAGCGATAGATCTTCTGGTCGTTCAGGAAAGCGAGCAGGATGAGGTTATAGAATAA
- the queE gene encoding putative 7-carboxy-7-deazaguanine synthase QueE yields MSTYRVVERFISINGEAARAGELAVFIRFAGCNLNCGYCDTKWANEPGVDYQELTEDELVDYVRRTEVKNVTLTGGEPLIQKDIDKLLLAFALEDDIRVEIETNGSVDIAEFKALGGNVSYTLDYKCPSSGMESDMCLANYNYIDKNDSVKFVVGSQEDLEKCLEIIREYALDERTRVFISPVYGSIDPADIVDFMIENGMNDVKLQLQLHKFIWDPEERGV; encoded by the coding sequence GTGAGTACGTACAGAGTAGTAGAGAGATTTATAAGTATCAACGGTGAGGCGGCAAGAGCCGGAGAACTCGCTGTGTTTATCAGATTTGCGGGCTGCAATCTTAACTGCGGATACTGCGATACAAAGTGGGCAAATGAGCCGGGCGTGGACTATCAGGAGCTTACAGAGGATGAACTCGTGGATTACGTCAGGAGAACAGAGGTAAAGAATGTCACACTGACAGGCGGTGAACCGCTGATACAGAAAGACATAGACAAACTCCTTCTGGCATTTGCGCTTGAGGATGACATAAGGGTTGAGATTGAGACAAATGGAAGTGTTGATATTGCTGAGTTCAAGGCTCTCGGCGGAAATGTGTCATACACACTGGATTATAAATGCCCATCCAGCGGTATGGAGAGTGACATGTGCCTTGCAAATTATAACTATATAGACAAAAATGATTCGGTTAAATTTGTGGTAGGCTCACAGGAGGATCTGGAGAAATGCCTTGAGATAATCAGGGAATATGCACTGGATGAGAGAACGAGGGTGTTCATCAGTCCTGTGTATGGAAGTATAGATCCGGCGGATATAGTGGACTTTATGATAGAGAACGGTATGAATGATGTAAAGCTGCAGCTGCAGCTCCACAAGTTCATTTGGGATCCGGAAGAAAGAGGTGTATAA
- the queC gene encoding 7-cyano-7-deazaguanine synthase QueC — MQNLKNKDEAVVVFSGGQDSTTCLLWALKKYKKVYAVSFDYGQRHALELECAREIADKFGVEHHILDMSLLNQLAPNSLTRTDMKVDENAPDEGTPNSFVDGRNMVFLTFVAIFAKQRGISDIITGVSQSDFSGYPDCRDIFIKSLNTTLNLAMDYEFDIITPLMWIDKMETWKMADELGGLDVIRDMTLTCYNGIKGEGCGHCPSCKLRKKGYDLYMKYKEEHK; from the coding sequence ATGCAGAATTTGAAGAATAAGGATGAGGCAGTTGTAGTATTCAGTGGCGGACAGGACAGCACAACGTGTCTGTTGTGGGCACTCAAGAAGTACAAGAAGGTGTATGCGGTATCATTTGACTATGGACAGAGACATGCGTTAGAGCTTGAGTGTGCCAGGGAGATCGCGGACAAATTCGGAGTGGAGCACCACATACTCGATATGAGCCTTCTCAATCAGCTTGCGCCAAATTCTCTGACAAGAACAGACATGAAGGTTGATGAAAATGCACCTGACGAGGGTACACCGAATTCATTTGTTGACGGAAGAAATATGGTATTTCTTACATTTGTAGCAATATTTGCCAAACAGAGGGGAATATCTGATATAATAACAGGAGTGTCTCAGAGTGATTTCTCAGGATACCCTGACTGCAGGGATATATTTATCAAATCGTTAAATACAACACTAAATCTTGCAATGGACTACGAGTTTGATATAATAACACCATTGATGTGGATCGATAAGATGGAGACATGGAAGATGGCTGATGAGCTGGGTGGACTGGATGTCATCAGAGATATGACACTTACATGTTACAATGGCATCAAGGGCGAGGGCTGCGGACATTGTCCATCATGCAAGCTCCGCAAGAAGGGGTATGATCTGTACATGAAGTACAAGGAGGAACACAAGTAA
- the thrC gene encoding threonine synthase has product MELIYRSTRNANETATASQAILKGLANEGGLFVPDSIPALDVSLEDLAKMNYQQVAYEVMKLMFTDFTEDELKHCINSAYDSKFDTPVIAPLVNKAGAYYLELFHGSTIAFKDMALSILPYLLTTSAKKNGVKNEIVILTATSGDTGKAALAGFADVPGTKIIVFYPKHGVSPIQEKQMVTQKGDNTFVVGITGNFDDAQTGVKKMFSDTELAKYMDEKGYQFSSANSINIGRLVPQMVYYVYAYTRLVADGTIKAGDKINVDVPTGNFGNILAAYYAKEMGLPIAKFICASNDNKVLFDFFQTGTYDRNREFILTTSPSMDILISSNLERLIYKIAGNDAEKNSELMKELTTDGVYTITDDMKAKLAEFYGGYATEAETAATIKKVYESDDYIIDTHTAVAATVYDKYVAETGDKTPTVIASTASPYKFTRSVMNAIDPEYDSKTDFELVDELEKLSGVKVPQAIEDIRSAKVLHDTVCDKEDMLAEVKGFLNI; this is encoded by the coding sequence ATGGAACTGATTTACAGAAGCACAAGAAATGCAAACGAGACAGCAACAGCGTCACAGGCTATACTTAAGGGCCTTGCTAATGAGGGAGGACTTTTTGTACCGGATTCGATCCCGGCACTTGATGTGTCGCTGGAAGATCTGGCAAAGATGAACTATCAGCAGGTAGCCTATGAGGTTATGAAATTAATGTTCACAGACTTCACAGAGGATGAACTTAAGCATTGTATAAATTCAGCATATGACTCAAAGTTTGATACACCGGTCATAGCACCACTTGTAAATAAGGCAGGAGCATATTATCTTGAGCTGTTCCATGGTTCAACGATCGCATTTAAGGATATGGCACTTTCAATTCTCCCTTATCTCCTCACAACATCAGCGAAGAAGAATGGCGTGAAGAATGAGATCGTCATCCTCACAGCAACATCAGGAGATACAGGTAAGGCTGCCCTTGCTGGATTTGCAGATGTACCAGGAACAAAGATAATAGTATTCTATCCAAAGCATGGTGTAAGCCCTATTCAGGAGAAACAGATGGTTACCCAGAAGGGAGACAATACATTTGTTGTAGGTATCACAGGCAACTTTGATGATGCCCAGACAGGTGTAAAGAAGATGTTCTCAGATACAGAGCTTGCAAAGTACATGGATGAGAAGGGATATCAGTTCTCATCAGCAAACTCCATCAACATCGGACGTCTTGTTCCTCAGATGGTATATTATGTATACGCATACACAAGACTTGTTGCAGATGGAACCATCAAGGCCGGTGACAAGATCAATGTGGATGTTCCAACAGGTAACTTTGGAAATATCCTCGCTGCATATTATGCAAAGGAGATGGGACTTCCAATCGCGAAGTTCATCTGTGCGTCAAATGACAACAAGGTTCTGTTTGATTTCTTCCAGACAGGAACATATGATAGAAACAGAGAGTTCATACTCACAACATCACCATCGATGGATATCCTCATCTCAAGCAACCTTGAGAGACTGATATACAAGATCGCTGGCAACGATGCTGAGAAGAACTCAGAGCTTATGAAAGAACTCACAACAGATGGTGTGTACACCATCACAGACGATATGAAGGCAAAGCTTGCCGAGTTCTATGGTGGATATGCTACAGAGGCAGAGACAGCAGCAACCATCAAGAAGGTATACGAGTCAGACGATTATATCATCGATACACATACAGCAGTTGCAGCTACAGTATATGACAAGTATGTGGCAGAGACAGGTGATAAGACGCCTACAGTCATCGCATCAACAGCAAGCCCATACAAGTTCACAAGAAGCGTTATGAACGCTATAGATCCTGAGTACGATTCCAAGACAGACTTTGAGCTCGTTGACGAGCTTGAGAAGCTCTCAGGAGTAAAGGTGCCTCAGGCTATAGAGGATATCAGATCAGCAAAGGTACTCCACGACACAGTATGTGACAAGGAGGATATGCTGGCAGAGGTTAAGGGATTCCTTAATATTTAA
- the glmM gene encoding phosphoglucosamine mutase has translation MGKYFGTDGFRGEANVDLTVEHAYKVGRYLGYYYGKQHDDGKAHVVIGKDTRLSSYMFEYSLVAGLTASGADVYLMHVTPTPSVSYIVRTGDFDCGIMISASHNPYYDNGIKVINGQGYKLEAAIENEIEQYIDGELGEIPFAKKDSIGKTTDYTMGRNRYIGYLLTIPTRPFKGMRIGLDCANGASYLVAKSVYDALGAKTYVINNEPNGTNINTDCGSTHIDKLQAFVKEKGLDVGFAFDGDADRCLAVDDKGEIVDGDKILYVCGRYLKDKGELNNNTIVTTIMSNLGLYKALDKKGINYEKTAVGDKYVFENMMEHGHSIGGEQSGHIIFSKYATTGDGVLTSLMIMETILGRKVKLSELFHSLTIYPQLLVNVKVSSKDAVMNDADVLKLNDEIAAELGDDGRLLLRQSGTEPVIRVMVEAATDELCEKYVYKMVDLIKAKGYAVE, from the coding sequence ATGGGTAAATATTTTGGAACAGATGGATTCAGAGGCGAGGCAAATGTAGACCTTACAGTGGAGCATGCTTATAAGGTTGGAAGATACCTTGGCTACTACTATGGCAAGCAGCATGATGATGGAAAGGCTCATGTCGTCATCGGAAAGGATACGAGACTTTCAAGCTACATGTTCGAGTATTCCCTGGTTGCAGGACTTACTGCCAGCGGAGCTGATGTATACCTGATGCATGTAACACCTACGCCTAGCGTGTCTTATATAGTCCGTACAGGTGATTTTGACTGCGGTATCATGATCTCAGCCAGCCACAACCCTTACTATGACAATGGTATAAAAGTCATCAACGGTCAGGGCTATAAGCTCGAGGCAGCAATAGAGAATGAGATAGAGCAGTATATAGACGGAGAGCTCGGTGAGATACCATTTGCAAAGAAGGACAGCATCGGTAAGACCACCGACTACACCATGGGAAGAAACAGATATATAGGATATCTGCTCACGATCCCTACCAGACCTTTTAAGGGAATGAGGATCGGTCTTGACTGTGCAAATGGTGCATCATATCTGGTTGCAAAGTCAGTGTATGACGCTCTCGGAGCAAAGACATATGTCATCAACAATGAACCAAATGGAACAAACATCAACACGGACTGCGGTTCAACACACATTGATAAGCTTCAGGCATTTGTCAAGGAGAAGGGACTTGATGTGGGATTTGCATTTGATGGTGATGCGGACAGATGTCTTGCAGTGGACGACAAGGGTGAGATCGTGGACGGAGACAAGATCCTCTATGTCTGCGGTCGTTATCTGAAGGATAAGGGCGAGCTGAACAACAATACGATCGTCACAACTATCATGTCCAACCTTGGACTTTACAAAGCACTTGACAAGAAGGGCATCAACTATGAGAAGACAGCAGTCGGTGACAAGTACGTGTTCGAAAATATGATGGAGCACGGACATTCCATCGGCGGCGAGCAGTCAGGACATATCATCTTCTCCAAGTATGCAACAACCGGTGACGGTGTCCTCACCTCACTGATGATCATGGAGACTATACTTGGACGTAAGGTCAAGCTCTCAGAGCTGTTCCACAGCCTGACGATATATCCACAGCTTCTTGTGAACGTCAAGGTTTCAAGCAAGGATGCAGTCATGAATGATGCTGATGTGCTGAAACTGAATGATGAGATAGCAGCAGAGCTTGGAGACGACGGAAGACTTCTTCTCAGACAGAGCGGTACAGAGCCTGTCATCAGAGTTATGGTCGAGGCAGCTACAGATGAGCTGTGTGAGAAGTATGTATACAAGATGGTAGATCTCATAAAGGCAAAGGGATACGCTGTGGAGTAG
- the folE gene encoding GTP cyclohydrolase I FolE, with protein MAIDKEAIKEHVRGILIALGDDPDREGLIETPDRVARMYEEVFEGMNYTNDELAEMFGKTFAEDGVARQAGDMVFVKDIEVFSYCEHHMALMYDMKVSVAYIPNGRVLGLSKIARIADMVAKRLQLQERIGSDIAYVISKAAGTEDVAVMIEAHHSCMTARGIKKPGSKTMTTTLRGRFESDTALQNKMLMMYNAGR; from the coding sequence ATGGCTATAGATAAAGAGGCTATAAAGGAACACGTAAGGGGGATACTCATTGCCCTTGGCGATGATCCTGACAGAGAGGGACTTATAGAGACTCCTGACAGGGTCGCGCGCATGTATGAGGAAGTATTTGAGGGAATGAACTATACCAACGATGAGCTGGCTGAGATGTTCGGTAAGACATTTGCCGAGGATGGAGTGGCAAGACAGGCGGGCGATATGGTGTTTGTCAAGGATATAGAGGTGTTCAGCTACTGTGAGCATCACATGGCGCTTATGTATGACATGAAGGTGTCTGTTGCATACATTCCAAATGGAAGAGTGCTGGGCTTGTCCAAGATAGCAAGGATCGCGGATATGGTTGCGAAGAGACTTCAGCTCCAGGAGAGGATAGGCTCGGATATTGCCTACGTCATATCAAAGGCTGCTGGAACTGAGGATGTTGCGGTCATGATAGAGGCACATCACAGCTGTATGACGGCAAGAGGCATCAAGAAGCCGGGAAGCAAGACTATGACGACCACTCTCAGGGGAAGATTTGAGAGCGACACAGCTCTGCAGAACAAGATGCTGATGATGTACAATGCGGGAAGATAG
- the queD gene encoding 6-carboxytetrahydropterin synthase QueD yields the protein MYKLKTKASFDSAHFLKDYEGKCSNIHGHRWTVEIEVGAETLEHDTQNRGMVVDFSNLKKDLRELADHFDHSLIMETGSLKQATEDALLAENLRIVKVDFRPTAENFAKYIYDEMTSRGYNVIEASVYETPNNVASYCE from the coding sequence ATGTATAAGTTAAAAACAAAGGCAAGTTTTGACAGCGCCCATTTTCTAAAAGATTATGAGGGCAAATGCAGCAATATCCACGGACACAGATGGACGGTGGAGATAGAGGTTGGAGCGGAAACGCTTGAGCACGATACACAGAACAGGGGAATGGTGGTAGATTTCTCGAATCTTAAGAAGGATCTGAGAGAGCTTGCAGATCATTTTGATCACAGCCTTATCATGGAGACAGGAAGTTTGAAACAGGCAACGGAGGATGCGCTGCTGGCGGAGAATCTGAGAATCGTGAAGGTTGATTTCAGACCTACGGCTGAGAACTTCGCAAAGTATATATATGATGAGATGACGAGCCGAGGCTACAATGTTATAGAGGCAAGTGTGTATGAGACACCGAATAATGTGGCGTCTTATTGCGAGTAA